A part of Drosophila bipectinata strain 14024-0381.07 chromosome 3L, DbipHiC1v2, whole genome shotgun sequence genomic DNA contains:
- the LOC108124938 gene encoding protein KRI1 homolog, translating to MSNKLFDGSDDDGDDLQITTNKDYAKTYNNLRKKELLQKYKDRGLDVSESEFDSDSSSSEEDEVDPRFDQDFFKTLSSLKSKDPRIYDKGTRFFNESSSDDEENEGESKQKKNKKLKPVTLKDYERKVILEHNGKFESSDEEHQEKEEEEYQRAQSPTAVEEERRLKAEFRNVMNQEDDGEDEEFGGIFKKRSKTKEQTDAEEADFAKWLAGQQDDIQATDKEQLEPLKQYWSSNKLTQGESFLRDYILNKGYANTDASAIPTYDEIVGDNAPLSEDEQELEKQAEFEQKYNFRYEEPDAEFIKRYPRTIEQSVRRTDDKRKEKRKELKERKEQEKQQKMKELDLIKEMKRKEIEEKIRKLKAVTGNDELGFRDDELEEDFDPAAHDRRMQELFNDEYYNVDEGEEKPECPSDIDELALEDWDNYDPSKHKDGQGDDDYDGHCEDDDFNMDCDYDPVAAKQQLQQELIENSRGRKGRKGRRNRFMEMIQAEKPAFDPEDEKTYGEYIDEYYQMDCEDIIGDQPCRFKYVETIPNDFGLTIEEILLAKNKELNQWASLKKAVQTRPEHVEKKEQRLYKMKAKNEDLKRKIFKSLYGEGSDDEEQPEEESPAQVGGETSTQTEAPQAPTEPLSKSKRKRLKRKAAAVAAATSTKTSTEEVKETKEPTDSQESSKNDEGPATKKSKNQDQKPQGPAPKTPNENAKRKNNFKNTKAASAAEGQAPKKAEKGNNPFNKNTNKDSKGTLEGPAKQTQNKFNKKQAESKGIAPSKADKSNGNNPFNKKTNGQSPDQKPLATSFKGRSKQGGDNANPFKKSNQASGTSLPAKKTNNFKAKNRINKNPNGITDDRLKAYGINPRKFHKREKYGKKDS from the exons ATGAGCAATAAACTATTCGATGGGTCAGACGACGATGGAGATGACCTGCAGATAACCACCAACAAGGACTACGCCAAGACCTACAACAATTTGCGGAAGAAGGAGCTGTTGCAGAAAT ATAAGGACCGTGGCTTGGATGTGTCGGAATCCGAATTCGATAGCGACAGCTCATCGTCTGAAGAGGATGAGGTGGACCCCAGATTCGATCAGGACTTCTTTAAGACACTATCTTCCCTGAAAAGTAAAGACCCGCGAATCTATGACAAGGGCACGCGGTTTTTTAATGAATCCTCCAGCGATGATGAGGAGAACGAAGGAGAGTCCAAGCAGAAGAAGAACAAAAAACTCAAGCCCGTCACTCTAAAAGACTACGAACGAAAGGTTATCCTCGAGCACAATGGAAAGTTTGAAAGCTCGGACGAGGAGCACcaggagaaggaggaggaggaataCCAGCGGGCACAGTCCCCCACCGCCGTGGAGGAGGAACGTCGATTGAAAGCCGAATTCAGAAATGTGATGAACCAGGAGGACGATGGCGAGGATGAGGAATTCGGGGGCATTTTCAAGAAACGAAGCAAAACCAAGGAACAGACTGATGCGGAGGAGGCGGACTTTGCCAAGTGGCTGGCTGGCCAGCAGGACGATATCCAGGCAACGGACAAGGAACAGCTGGAACCACTGAAGCAGTACTGGAGCAGCAACAAGTTAACTCAGGGCGAGAGCTTCCTCAGAGACTATATCCTCAACAAGGGCTATGCCAACACAGATGCTTCCGCCATTCCCACTTACGATGAGATCGTGGGAGACAATGCTCCTCTGTCCGAGGACGAACAAGAACTAGAGAAACAGGCGGAGTTTGAGCAAAAGTATAACTTCCGATATGAAGAACCCGATGCGGAGTTCATTAAACGTTATCCCCGAACAATAGAGCAGTCGGTTCGACGCACGGACGACAAGAGGAAAGAAAAGCGCAAGGAGTTGAAGGAGCGCAAGGAGCAGGAGAAGCAACAAAAGATGAAGGAACTGGATCTTATCAAGGAGATGAAGCGCAAGGAGATCGAAGAGAAGATTCGGAAGCTAAAAGCGGTCACCGGCAATGATGAGTTGGGATTCCGAGACGACGAGCTGGAGGAGGACTTTGATCCAGCTGCCCATGATCGTCGTATGCAGGAATTGTTCAACGACGAGTACTATAATGTGGACGAGGGCGAAGAGAAGCCAGAGTGCCCCTCGGATATTGATGAGCTGGCTTTAGAGGACTGGGACAACTATGATCCCAGCAAGCACAAGGACGGCCAGGGGGACGATGACTACGATGGTCACTGCGAAGATGATGACTTTAATATGGACTGTGACTATGATCCAGTTGCCGCCAAGCAGCAGTTGCAGCAGGAGCTCATTGAGAACTCGAGGGGTCGAAAGGGTCGCAAGGGCAGGCGTAATCGGTTTATGGAAATGATCCAGGCAGAGAAGCCGGCTTTTGATCCAGAAGATGAGAAGACCTATGGAGAATACATCGATGAGTACTACCAAATGGACTGTGAGGATATTATTGGAGATCAGCCGTGCCGTTTCAAGTATGTGGAGACCATACCCAATGACTTTGGACTAACGATAGAAGAG atACTTTTGGCTAAGAACAAGGAGCTCAATCAATGGGCCAGCCTTAAGAAAGCAGTTCAGACCAGGCCCGAGCATGTGGAGAAAAAGGAGCAGCGCCTTTATAAAATGAAGGCCAAAAACGAGGATCTTAAGagaaagatttttaaaagtcTCTACGGCGAAGG TTCCGATGATGAAGAACAGCCTGAAGAAGAGAGTCCTGCACAGGTAGGAGGTGAAACATCTACGCAAACTGAGGCACCACAAGCTCCCACGGAGCCTTTGTCGAAATCTAAAAGGAAACGCTTGAAACGAAAAGCTGCGGCAGTAGCTGCAGCCACTTCCACTAAGACTTCCACGGAGGAGGTCAAGGAAACAAAGGAACCAACCGACTCCCAGGAGAGCTCCAAGAACGACGAAGGTCCTGCAACTAAGAAGAGTAAGAACCAAGACCAGAAACCCCAAGGACCTGCGCCAAAGACTCCCAACGAAAATgcaaagagaaaaaataatttcaagaaTACTAAAGCGGCTTCTGCCGCCGAAGGACAGGCCCCAAAGAAAGCAGAGAAAGGAAACAATCCGTTTAACAAAAATACCAATAAGGACTCAAAGGGGACGCTTGAAGGACCTGCCAAACAAACGCAAAATAAGTTTAACAAAAAGCAAGCAGAGTCCAAAGGTATCGCGCCCTCGAAGGCAGATAAGTCTAATGGCAATAATCCGTTTAACAAGAAAACCAACGGACAGAGCCCAGATCAAAAGCCCTTGGCCACCAGCTTCAAAGGAAGATCCAAACAAGGAGGCGACAACGCCAATCCTTTTAAGAAATCGAACCAAGCATCCGGCACATCCTTGCCAGCTAAGAAAACGAATAACTTCAAAGCGAAAAACAGAATCAACAAAAATCCCAATGGCATAACCGACGATCGGTTGAAGGCTTACGGCATTAATCCTCGGAAGTTCCACAAGCGGGAGAAGTACGGCAAGAAGGACAGTTAA
- the Atg12 gene encoding autophagy protein 12-like, translating to MADTPEPQAALTTSTPDKDKDKICVLLNATGNVPIIKKRTWTVDPNKTVSWIQKFIHKYLKLDANEQIFLYVNQTFAPAPDQIIKNLYECHGTNGKLVLYYCKNQAWG from the exons ATGGCAGACACCCCGGAACCTCAGGCAGCCCTGACAACATCCACGCCCGACAAGGACAAGGATAAGA TTTGTGTCCTGTTGAACGCCACCGGCAATGTACCGATCATCAAGAAGCGCACCTGGACCGTGGACCCCAACAAGACTGTTAGCTGGATCCAAAAGTTTATCCACAAGTACCTCAAACTGGACGCCAACGAGCAGATT TTTCTGTACGTTAACCAGACTTTCGCCCCCGCTCCGGATCAGATAATCAAGAACCTGTACGAGTGCCATGGCACCAATGGGAAACTGGTGCTCTACTACTGCAAGAATCAGGCGTGGGGCTAA
- the DEF8 gene encoding differentially expressed in FDCP 8 homolog — MSSWRESLTSIPGSVAQFINESASSYLHQQPSTVGRADSDGGGSEESAPQGEYRALPIPASLVREQWRLIFTSDANNQDLQEAIAHCKDLVLLSEELSEERRWLVRHLVDLRYSLQQLEEAQEAHQSLPSDIVVMDAIRAVVGHHFVPHHPHHGKRSRLQAATKRNYCDHCTAIIWSVVQASYVCSDCGYLVHQKCIDSVKRVCAHVLVSERQYPISEICPEIGLAAQGYKCSECGTPLNLKSSWIEPRLCDYSGLYFCPRCHWGDSTFIPARVIHNWDFSPRRVSRTGLQEIRLFLNKPLIRLEEDNPKLFVFVEKLCTVKKLRQNLVHMRHYLSACRMATEQKLVDQQLGGRRHLSQSNEFYSLSDLSQVETGALAEFLQAVFKTFNEHIRSCPMCLAQAYICEICSNNEVIFPFDDGCIKCDQCNSIFHRVCLTRKNMICPKCTRIQERRLQLDRMRSTEDDEDATDDDVTTKEE, encoded by the coding sequence ATGAGCTCCTGGCGCGAGAGCCTGACCAGCATTCCTGGCTCTGTGGCGCAGTTCATCAACGAGAGCGCCAGCAGCTACCTCCACCAGCAGCCATCAACAGTTGGCCGAGCTGACTCCGATGGCGGTGGCTCCGAGGAGAGTGCCCCCCAAGGGGAGTACCGGGCTCTGCCCATTCCCGCCTCCCTGGTGCGGGAGCAGTGGCGTCTGATTTTCACCAGCGATGCCAACAACCAAGACCTGCAAGAGGCTATTGCGCACTGCAAAGATCTGGTCCTGCTCAGCGAGGAGCTGAGCGAAGAGCGGCGATGGCTTGTCAGGCATTTAGTGGACCTGCGCTATTCCCTGCAGCAGCTGGAGGAAGCCCAAGAGGCACACCAGTCCCTTCCTTCCGACATTGTGGTCATGGACGCCATACGGGCTGTTGTCGGTCATCACTTCGTGCCCCATCATCCACACCACGGAAAGCGGAGCCGTCTGCAGGCAGCCACCAAGAGGAACTACTGTGACCACTGCACTGCAATCATCTGGAGCGTTGTCCAGGCTTCGTATGTGTGCAGCGACTGTGGCTACCTAGTCCACCAGAAGTGCATCGACAGTGTCAAGCGGGTGTGCGCCCATGTCCTCGTCTCGGAACGTCAATATCCCATCTCTGAGATTTGCCCGGAGATCGGCTTGGCTGCCCAGGGATACAAATGCTCCGAGTGCGGAACGCCATTGAATCTAAAGAGCTCCTGGATCGAGCCACGGTTGTGCGACTACAGTGGACTTTACTTCTGCCCTCGGTGCCACTGGGGAGATAGCACCTTTATccccgcccgcgtcatccacAACTGGGATTTCTCACCTCGCCGGGTCTCACGTACGGGTCTTCAAGAGATCCGACTGTTCCTTAACAAGCCCCTAATCCGACTGGAGGAGGACAACCCCAAGCTCTTTGTTTTCGTGGAGAAGCTGTGTACTGTGAAAAAACTTCGCCAGAACCTTGTTCACATGCGCCACTACCTGTCCGCCTGCAGGATGGCTACCGAACAGAAGCTTGTGGATCAGCAGCTGGGCGGCAGACGCCACTTGTCCCAGTCCAATGAATTTTACTCCCTGAGCGACCTGAGCCAGGTGGAGACCGGAGCTCTCGCGGAGTTTCTGCAGGCCGTGTTCAAGACCTTCAACGAGCACATCAGATCCTGCCCCATGTGCCTGGCGCAGGCCTACATCTGTGAGATTTGCAGCAACAACGAGGTGATCTTCCCCTTTGACGACGGCTGCATCAAGTGTGATCAGTGCAACTCCATCTTCCACCGGGTTTGCCTGACGCGCAAGAATATGATCTGCCCAAAATGCACTCGCATCCAGGAACGGCGCCTCCAGCTGGACCGCATGAGGAGCACGGAGGATGACGAAGATGCCACCGACGACGATGTGACGACTAAAGAAGAATAA
- the ND-SGDH gene encoding NADH dehydrogenase [ubiquinone] 1 beta subcomplex subunit 5, mitochondrial, which yields MVGWSRMLSPAASFAKYRAVLQTPACRNALQQQMRRMGGDHGHHHMTIKPSRFQWDKFKDLMHFYVMLGVVPVTALVLYSNIFVGPAQLAEIPEGYVPKHWEYERHPISRFISRYILNSQQQNYEKSLHYLFEENEKAQIRLLEDEVRRKMSERNDYQAYYYRPSVAKYHRVSKEAADELEALRGD from the exons ATGGTCGGTTGGAGCCGTATGCTGTCGCCGGCGGCATCGTTCGCGAAGTACCGCGCCGTGCTGCAGACACCTGCCTGCCGAAATG CCCTGCAGCAGCAGATGCGCCGGATGGGTGGCGATCATGGACACCACCACATGACCATCAAGCCCTCTCGCTTCCAGTGGGACAAGTTCAAGGATCTGATGCACTTTTACGTAATGCTCGGAGTGGTGCCAGTGACTGCACTGGTGCTGTATTCGAATATCTTTGTGGGTCCGGCGCAGCTGGCGGAGATTCCCGAGGGCTACGTGCCCAAGCACTGGGAATATGAGAGG CACCCTATCTCCCGCTTTATTTCCCGCTATATCCTAAACTCGCAACAACAGAACTACGAGAAGTCTCTGCACTACCTCTTCGAGGAGAACGAGAAGGCACAGATTCG ACTCCTGGAGGACGAAGTGCGTCGCAAGATGTCAGAGCGCAACGATTACCAGGCCTACTACTACAGACCCTCGGTGGCCAAGTATCACAGAGTATCCAAAGAGGCTGCCGACGAGCTGGAGGCTCTGCGCGGAGACTAG